TGCCACATGATTTTGTATACTGATATCTGCACCTCTGTTATCTTAGTTAAATAAATACCTTTGTAAACATATAACACAGTTACTTGGTCCTTATTCTCCACAGCTCACGTTAAAAGATTCACAAAACATCCATAGAAATAGTGATTTATAGAAGGAATACTTAGCTGAGTTAAATGGAATAAACATTGGTCAGGTACCATATATACTACTGAATGCCATTTCAAGGAAAAACAGTTTAGTTACAAAGCATTCAGAACTTGGGTAAGCCATATATTCAACTctgcaaaatatataaaagatgCATACGTCTTTTAAACAGACATTTAACAAAATGTAGTGGCAGAAGTCGAGAAGTTCCATTTACACAGTCCAGACATTTGGTAGTATGAAACTGCTTATCCATGCACTAAATTACAGATGGATGACTCAGTGAACTGAAATAATAGTAAAatcttctgaaacaaaatggTATAACCAAAACAAACTCTCTGAAGAGTCACAGACAGGCAGTTCTGAAAATTTAGGTGCAATGTTACATGCATGGATATACAGAATAATCTGTAGAAATCATAGTAAAACACTTCCGTTTTTCAccaaaatgcagaaggaaattCAATTATATTATGCATATTAAATACTACTGACTTGAGGCTACAAAAAGCTTCTACCATCTTAACACATACAAAACTACCATAAAGTTATCTCTACAGTACGTACTACAACAGCAACTCCAGGTCACCGGCGAGGAGCACATCCCCTGTGTCTGGCTAGTCAGGGAAAGAAAGGCCAACTCCAGCCCACTGGCCACCTCCCATCTGCCAAAGGAGGTGGGCTTAGACCTTCAATGGACATTAAACACCTTGTTGTAGTATTAATTTATGTAGAACCCTTAAAAATCTGGTGCCACTGAAACTTGAGACCTGTTAAACTCTCTACTTGCGAGGGATGCAAGAGCTTGCGTTGCGTGAACCCTAAATTTGATTAGCGAAGGAGGTTGGCCCGCTCTGCCCATAGCTCTGGGACTGGCCATATTCACCCACCTGGCCATAGGAGCCTGGCTGGTTGTAGCCACCAGCTTGCCCGTAGCTGTCTTGGTTGTAGCCACCTTGGTTGTAGCCTCCGGGCTGCTTCTCCATGGTGTCCGCAGCGTGCCGCTGGCCTGAGGAATGCCAGCCCGTCTCCTTAAACACAAACCAAATGTTGCCTGCCCAGAGGATAAAGTTCAAGTAGCCAAAGACCTGGGTGGGAAGAAGAGGAGCTCGTTACCAGCAGCCATGGTCTCACAGCTCAACCTAATGTTATGGACCCTGCATGGTCCTGGGGAAGGCAAAGCTGCTCCCAACCCCTCCTTCCcaaggacaagagggaatggcaaGTTGTGCAAGAGGAGACTCAGATTggttattagaaaaaaaatctcttcactgaaatgattgtcaagcactggaacaggctgcccagggaagtggtggggTCACCATCTGTGGGGTaagtgtagatgtggcacttggggatatgCTTTAGTgctggacttggcagtgctggcttaGTGGTTGGACTCCATAATCTTAAGAAATCttctccaacctaaatgattctatgattctccCAAAACCCGCTGGAAAATTTTCTCAGCTTTGGAGCAAATTCCCAATTTCACCTCCCTTAGCTGTAGCTCACAAGgtgtctgctttgctttttgtttccaaaaaaaaagttgagcTTTTagaggagttttttttttgtttgaaaatataatCTAGTTTAAAGAAATTGTGGAAAGATAAAATTGAAAGAAACTAATTAAAAAGAGAGCTCTTAATTGGTCAGGTGGCCTGGAgggattttttgtgtttattttttttaatgtgctgaaGTCcaattttatgttgtttttttgaggatttttagAAGAATCTGTAAGGCACTAACATTTCCTTCTAAAGGAGCACACAGAGCCCTTTGCAAAAGAGTTGCAGTGAGCAAGTTAAAAGCAGAGGGGTGGCCAATGCACTTGGACAGACACTTTgccttttccccatcccaacCCTGCACACTCACCCTGCTGTTgctccacagcagagctgctgtgagtCACAgcctgcctttccctgcagcaagACTGCACTTCCAATTAAATCATGTCAGCTAACTGGTTTACACCAGTCAATTTAGGTCAATAAACGGGTAAAAGATGAAAATACATTGCAAGGTAAGGGTGAACAGCAGCAATCAAAGTCACTTACAACCGAAGTGTTGAGGCTCGACATAACAGGGCTGCGAACAGGCAAGCATTTGTTGGACTGCTGTTTGCAGGCAgacatcagcagcagcacttcatCAGGGTCAGTTGCAACCTTTACATCTGACAGTCCTTTAGCCCAAGCAGATGAGCTCACTAGCCACAAGAATGAGAAGACCACTGTCACAATGAAATCCTAAAAGACAAATTAGTTAGGAGCATTATACTGGTGTGTccattggaaaggaaaaaatattaaaaatcaccAGAAAACGGAAAGCTTTCATCAGAGGAGAGAAATACCAAGAGCTTGTTACTTAGTGGAAGGTTGTGTTACTGTCATCACCCACAGAGctaattttcagaagtgcttgACACACCTAATGGGGCAGAGCCCCTTGGCTGACATTTGCACCTTTGGCCTTGAGGCTAGATTCCCACGAACACGTGGCTGGTGCCCAGGATGCTGAGCTGCCTTGAAAATGTGGCTGTTCAGAGCACCAGGCTGATGCATTGGGATGAATTACAAAATACACACGCCTGTAAAGACGCTGGGCCCTCCTGAGGGCTGGGTCTTGTCCTGGGTACTCCTACAGACAGTCGGGGTAGGTTTCCAATAGGAAGTGTTTCTCTCTTAGGGAAAACCTGAAATTGGCTAATCCTCAGGTACCAGATGAGGAGTTTTCTCACTAGCCACAGGTAAGGCCAAATGTCCCTGCTGCATAAGCCATGCAGCCACTAATTACCATGAGTGAGCACGTAAACAGCAAGACTTGCCAAGCAGACACTCCTCCCTGGCCTGGTAAAGCATGGTTCCTAATTCCCATCCACGTGAAAAGAGGGGAGAAGGTGGGGTGGTCCCTCCAggttccagcagctctgctctgatcCACTCTGCTCACTTTCCCCTTGAAAGACTCTCAGGAGCATGCACAGGCATAAACTTCTCCTTGTCTTAGCCAGAACAAGTGGCCAAGTGACACTGTTGttgtgtgggtttggggggaaaggagggaggaggtGTGATTTTTCAAGCTTTCTTGTGTCTTGCTAAAACAGAAGAGCCTTTCTGCTGTCATATTCCATCCCATCTGTCAGCCCACAACAGATGGCAGAGGTGCCAAAGTCTAACATACCACTAACTGCATCGCTGCGTCTTGATATCCCACCTCCCATGGGgctgcttccccttcccccttgcAAAATAAAGGTGTGCatggaaggaagggaaaacacTCATGAAGAACCCAGCGTTTCAGGTTGCTTCTCAAAGAAATAAGCAATCCCTAGGAAACACCATTCTCATCTACAAGCACACCTGACATTTGGGGAAGGAGCTCTCTGTGGCACCACAGGGGCGGAGGGCGCGAGCCCCCGTCACGACGGACGAGGCACCAGTCGATAAAGGGAGCCATGAACAAAGGACGTCTCCACTGACGCAGATGGGATTAAATTAACTGTGCTTGGATGCCTTCCCAAAGGATACATCCTTCTCTTTTAacaatttgttttctgcagGCCTATGTCTGCCACCGAGCTCTGAGTTCTCTGACCTCTCATGCTGCCCAAATGGGCTCTCTTGAAGAGCGTGAAGCCCAGGAGCTGACAACTCCCTTAACATCCAAAGAGACTCCATGTGGGCAGAGGCATACAGCCCAGAGTAATTCTTCTTCTCAGGGAGATTTCCGGCAAAAGAAATTATTGTATCTCATATGTCTTAGCAGTGAATGAGAAACAGATTCCTAGAGGCAACGGTTCAATTGCAAACATTCCCTAAAAATTCCAGCTGGTAGAAACACGAGATGTCTGCTGAGCTGTGGATGATGATGGGAGATGCTCTTTATTTGCTGTGAGGTTTGACATGCTACCAACCCAGATGCCAAGCCCCCATGCAGTTTTGGACTGACACAAGAGATGGGGACACAGCAGAGTTTTGGGGAATGTGTTTTCCAAATGACAAGCAACCCTCTCCCAACGCCACCACACTTGAAGCAAACTAAACCCAGCTCTGTAATCAGTGCACTGGTAGTGTCACTTAAAAAAGTGCATAACAGCAGGTAGAAATTTGATGCAAACAGAGACAAACTGACTAAAACTAATGCAACACAGGAGATCAAACTTgctaaaaagagagaaattttaaaaatgagcaaaGTTCTTGaagcaggtgacagcagcaggggtACAGACCTGCTGTTGAGCTTGCAGGCCCTGACCCCACGTTGGAGAGGCTCATTGCACAAATTACTGCATCTGCATGATGCAGTCTGACTGCTGGTATAGCCCATGTCCTGGGCTGTAAGTCCTACCAGAAGATCCCATGGCACTGTGCAGTTGAGGGGATGGCCCTAAAGGCATTAAGTATTTCATGTTATTTCTCAGGTCTTGTCTTCCCCTTCACACCCCATGCTACATCCTTCTCCTGACTTCCTCTgctcccctgtgccagggtgtTCACAAGGTCTAaaaccctgccctctgtgctATAAACTCCCCTATTTCAGAGCAGGTCAGAGCCTTGGGGAAAGGGTTCTTGCTCCTGGGGTATCGGATCAGCTCTTGTATAGAGGAACTCCCAAAAACTGTAAAGTCTGGCTGGGTACAAGAAACACACCGAAGCAGAAGTGAAAGATGGCATGGCAGGACTCAAAGAGGAAACCATGCAGCCTGGCCAACAGCTGGCCAAGGAGACAGGACAGGAAGGCTAATGAACACTGGGATTTTTTCAGCAGGTGCTCTCATCTGGGCTACATGACCAGACTCAGGCTCTCAGAGGactttttctgcctcttctgtACAATGCAAGGGGCAAAAtgtatgattctgtgactaGAGTGAACTCACATCTTCCTATTTATGTTGAATCTTTGTGAACCTTCAGCTTTGGCTGGAACTTGAACCTCTCTTGTTTTCAAGTGGGTTTGCATTTCTGGCTGAACATTTTCACAGCTCTGGGTGGAACAGAGTTACAAGATAATGacatgctgaaaataaaagtgaatttcAAGCTAAGCTGTTCTGTGGCTTAATGTCTATCTGGGGAATTTCTCCTTGGTAATTAAGGCCAGAGTGCCTGCATACTAAAACATACTAAAACAAATCTTGCATTTCAATGTTTAATATCCCTATAGCATGGGtgagtctttttttcctttagaacaaagtaattttttgtaGTTGCTCTCTTAAAGTGGTATCCAGATCTCTTGAGTGTGTATTGTTATACGATTACACTACACTCCTAATTACCAAGTTTCTCTCTCAGATCTCAGCTGAGATACTTTGCTCTGCCTACAGATGCCtttgggaaagaaggaaaacacgAACATGtaaagaaaggcaaaaactgaaatttaaaatactctgAATATACAAGGAGGGACTTTTTAAGATCCTGAAgtatgtgcaaaaaaaaaaaattcttactgCCTTTTTCAAGTTGAAACTTGTTATTACTGAGTTTGCCAAAAATGCCTACTTGGAACAATTTTATATATTACACATTTTAGAATAGAACTGTgaatgccttttctttttataataattgaaatatttctccttgCTATCAAGCTACTTAGGTAGctttttgcaaaatgaaaaaaggggCAGCCTTTGAAAGGGGCAGTCACTTACAGTCACTTAAGCCTGCTGCTCAGTTTTGGATTTCCCAGTGTCTGGCACAACCTCACCCAGCCAAGAGCCTCTGTAGAAGCTGCTTGTTCACTCAGAAAGGGACGTGTTTCATCTGCTCCAAGCTGGTCAGTGGCTTCATCAGGCCCTGAAGGCTGTGACACACATGTCCCTGCGTGcaccctgtgccctgctctccctcccagcCAAGTCTGGCAGGATGGTCTTGGGCTGTCATGGCTGGAAAGAGGCAAAACCTCAGCTCTGGCCTGGCCAGAGTCCTCCTGGCATCCCTCCTCcctcacagagctgcagctgctgccttgtaACTGACTTCCACGCAGGGCTCATGCTACAAAACCTTTCTATTTGTGAAAACCCTCTCACACACTTACAGCCTCCAAGGGAGCAACTCCTCGAATGCTGAGGTCCATAAACCCTCCTAGTCAGAGCCTGACTAGCACTGCCAACAGGTTTCATGGCCAACCAcgcagcagcagagggagatTTCTTTACCCAGAAGAGGCAAACCACTCAGAGGATTTGCTTTCACAGTCACAACCACCCTAAAAATGCAAGAACTACCCCAGCAAGAGCCACAGCCCTGGTCCCAGCCGGGAAAGCGGCCAAGAGCAGATTGCTGCAGGCAGCAAACGCCTTCCCACAGTGGCATTTTAGCTCTTTTTTGGTTTGAACGAGGTCCCACCCCAGATTTTTTGCCGAATGAAGCTTTGAAAGAATTACATGCTTCTTGCAATAGTGTAAGGCCTTGCAAGACTGCTTCTGGCAGGGAAGTGCAGAGCCTTTTGGGAGGTACCAGCATGTACAGCAAGGTCACCCTGGattgtgttttaaaagaagATGACAAGAGCAGGCTGAAAGAGCTctttgaaatgcaaagaaatattCAGGTTTTTCCTAAGttcatttttcagctgtaaagGATTCAGTCTTTGTTTTTATAGATGGctctttattctttt
This region of Vidua chalybeata isolate OUT-0048 chromosome 12, bVidCha1 merged haplotype, whole genome shotgun sequence genomic DNA includes:
- the SYNPR gene encoding synaptoporin isoform X1, which encodes MEAVDQLASAGTFRVVKEPLAFLRVLEWLFAIFAFATCGGYSGELRLSVDCANKSESDLSIDIAFAYPFRLHQVNFEAPTCEGKRRETLALIGDFSSSAEFFVTIAVFAFLYSLAATVVYIFFQNKYRENNRGPLIDFIVTVVFSFLWLVSSSAWAKGLSDVKVATDPDEVLLLMSACKQQSNKCLPVRSPVMSSLNTSVVFGYLNFILWAGNIWFVFKETGWHSSGQRHAADTMEKQPGGYNQGGYNQDSYGQAGGYNQPGSYGQVGEYGQSQSYGQSGPTSFANQI
- the SYNPR gene encoding synaptoporin isoform X2; this translates as MEEDRELWQLFAIFAFATCGGYSGELRLSVDCANKSESDLSIDIAFAYPFRLHQVNFEAPTCEGKRRETLALIGDFSSSAEFFVTIAVFAFLYSLAATVVYIFFQNKYRENNRGPLIDFIVTVVFSFLWLVSSSAWAKGLSDVKVATDPDEVLLLMSACKQQSNKCLPVRSPVMSSLNTSVVFGYLNFILWAGNIWFVFKETGWHSSGQRHAADTMEKQPGGYNQGGYNQDSYGQAGGYNQPGSYGQVGEYGQSQSYGQSGPTSFANQI
- the SYNPR gene encoding synaptoporin isoform X3 produces the protein MCMVIFAPLFAIFAFATCGGYSGELRLSVDCANKSESDLSIDIAFAYPFRLHQVNFEAPTCEGKRRETLALIGDFSSSAEFFVTIAVFAFLYSLAATVVYIFFQNKYRENNRGPLIDFIVTVVFSFLWLVSSSAWAKGLSDVKVATDPDEVLLLMSACKQQSNKCLPVRSPVMSSLNTSVVFGYLNFILWAGNIWFVFKETGWHSSGQRHAADTMEKQPGGYNQGGYNQDSYGQAGGYNQPGSYGQVGEYGQSQSYGQSGPTSFANQI